CTGCGCGAGGTCCTGACCCAAACCCCATTGATGATCAACAGCACCTCCACCACGGTTGAGGTGAGTATTGGTGGCGTGATTGCCCATCCCCCCGAAGGTATCAATGCCGACCAGTTCATCCAGCAGGCCCAAGCCGCCATCGACCACGCCAAGCAACGCGGCCGCAACCGAGTTCGATTAGTTGAAGCGCAGCGTGCCTGAGCATCAAGCCTGATGGACTGATGACCCATCTTTTCCCTCATCCCCCAGCCCCCTCTCCCACAAGGGGAGAAGGAGAGCAAGAAAGTTTGTGTGCTTTCAAAGCCCCTCGCCCATTCTGGGTTTGGGGTGAGGGGCTTCGAGGTTTATCCGCTAACCAGGAATCAACCTGAGACTAACAAGTCTAAACCTTCGGATCGGTTTCTGTCGAAACATCTGCCGAAGAATCTGCCGAAGAATCTGCCGAAGAATCTGCCGGAGGTTCTTCCGTGCTAGATGCTTCAGGACTGGGCTCTGAATCTGCCGCCGCTGAGGATGGGCCACCGGGAAGGCGATCGCCCAACTCGGCAACCGTTTCCTGGGCCTGGTCGGCTAGTTTTTGCCCCTGAGACTGCACCTGGGAAGCGATCGCTTGAGTGCCTTCCAGCGCCGCCTTCATATCGTCCTTCGTCCGAGACAGATCGTCTTTGAGAAATTCCTTCACCTTGGTGACCCGGTCTGCCAACCCGGCGGACACCTGCTCTGGCTCTTCGACCGCCGTCTTGTTCACAATCATGCGCTTGCTGCCCACACTGATTACCGCTGTGGGACTTAAGCGATAAACGCCATCCAGCCTGCCCCGCCAGCCGTTGGACACAAACAGGTAATCGACCACCGCGCCAGTGGCTGCATCAAATTGATAATCTACAACTGTGCCGGCCCGATTGCCGCCATCTGTCCATACCTCATGGCCAATAATCAGTTCTGTATCTGGCGGCCGCTGGGTTTCAGTCCCTGCAACGTAGCTGACCAAGACACTTTCTTGACCAATTGTCTCAATCTGCCCCCAGGCAAATTCTGTATGTTTGCGTCCCAATAGCCCAGATTTACAGCTAAGTCCGACGATTTGGTGGGTTTTATGGGCCAGCCAAACCTGATCCACTCGCCCTAGATCATCCGTTGTGTTGCTATCGATGACTAGGCGACCGAGTAGGTTACTGTGTTGGATAACCGATGGTTCTATATCAGCCATGGGAGACTCCTAATAGCGGGCGATCGCCCCCTTACGTTGTCCATATAATAACGAGTCTGTCCAGCTCTGGCCACTACAAAATATGTCTATCCCACGAGGGCGGCTGGCAATGAGTCTGGCTCGGGCGCTGCCATTCTGGGGACTAGTACTCTAGGGGAAAAAAGTAACCTGTCTAGTTGCTAAGGCGGGAAATCTTGTTTTTCCTGGAATTCCTTTTCGTTCTTCTGTCTTCGTTCTTCTATTTTGCGTTACTAGAACCATGGATCCTCCCCTAGGTCTTGCCCGTGGGTTTGATCCGTCGGCGTGGTGCGTTCAAACTCTAGGCGCATCAAGCGTTCTTGCTCACCATCGGCGGCGATCGCTCGAATTGCATAGCGAATCTGCCCATTGGGAAACGGTACCTGCCATTGAAAAGTGCCATCGGGCTGAAGGAGTTTGGGTTGACCATTCACCGCCACATGGGCGTCCGACTCGGTAGATCCATACACGATCAGTTCCGCATCGGCCACCAGCCAAAAACGACGCGATCGCTCCGGCGGCATGGAGGCGGCAAGCCCAATTCCCGATGCCCCAGATTGAATGCCCGACCATCCCATACCCGACGGGGTCGGCAGCATCCATCCCCCTCCCCCGGATAATGCGATGGAGCCGGTCATCGTCTCTAGACCGGCGGTAGCTAGGTGAAAAAGCTGTTCGTGGATCACCGGCTGGACGGCGTCGTGGTGTTGCTCAGTCAGGGAGGCTGGTGCCGGGGTCGGAGCAGCACGCAGCACGGGCGATCGCGCCAACGTAACCCACTGCCCATCGGCGGTGAGGTAGCCGATGTCGGCCACATAGTCGCGATCGCTCATCGGCAGAGGCATCCAATACTCTTGCTGACCAGCACAGTCAAACTGCTGCAGGCTATGGGGATTTTGCTGGTCTAGATCGCGATCGGTGGCGTCGTAGAGGCGCAGCGCTAGGGATCCATGGTTCTGGAATGCTGTTTGATTCTGGGGGGTTAGTTGCCAAGCGGCATGGGCCCAATGCTCCTGCTGCGTTAGGCTGAGATGACTACGCTCCGGTATGGGTGGCAGATCAGCATTGATCGTGGCGACATCTGGAACCCTTGCAACACCTGGCTTCGCCTGAACCGGGGCGATCGCTGTTCCCAGGCGTCCAGCTCGATCGGCCGCCACCACGGTGCCAATGCGTTGGGCGGCGATCGCTGCTCCCGAGGGTGGCGCATCAGGATGGGTGCGTTCTGCTACCGCCACCTGCTGTTCCCGTCGCCAGCGCCATAGTCCTAGGGCCAGCCAGCCCATGGGCATCACCGCAACAATGCCCCAAAACCACTTGGGTGATGTCTGTCCCGAGGGCGGCGGCGATGCCTGAGCCTGGGCCAGCATGGGCTGTGGCGACAGGGCCATCATCCGAGGCGACAGGTCGTTCGACAGGCCAACTAGGGCTAGGAGCAGTAGCCCATACAGGGGGGAACAGAGCAGTTGGAAACTACGGGGCATCATCGTAACATCAACCTAGGTTTGCAAACAGGCGATCGCAGTGGGTAGACTGCACCATGCATCCCATCCAGAGCGTCGATGCTGGAGCCCAAAGCTGTTGACGAACGCTTCCTGCGCGATCAACAGGCGATCAAAATGTTCGTTAGGGGGCAGAACGGCGCGGGATTATCATCTCACACTTAGGGGGATAATCCATGAGCGATCGCTTTCTCCCCGACTCTATCTGTGACTCCAATGGCTGGCGATCGCCTGCAGGAGTGGGTACAAGACCAACAACGATTTCCCAGGGCTTATGAAAATCTTGGTGCTCAATGCCGGTTCCAGCAGTCAGAAAAGCAGTCTGTATGATTTAACAGCCCCCTTGCCCCGGGATCCGCCTAAACCCCTGTGGACAGCGCAACTGGATTGGGGTCGCCAGCCTGGTCTGGTGGATCTGAAGGTGCGGGGAGCGGCTGGACTACAGCAGTGGCAACTCCAGACGTCTCCCAGTGAGGGTACCCAAGTCATGCTGGAAACTCTCTGGCAGGGTGAGCAGGCCGTTTTACCCGATGCCAGCGCGATTGATGGTGTCGGGCATCGGGTGGTGCATGGAGGGCAGGACTATAGCCAAAGTGTACGGGTGACCGAGGCGGTGAAGGCGGCGATCGCCCGTCTGATTCCCCTCGCGCCGGCCCATAATCCCGCCAATCTCAAGGGCATCACCGCGATTGAGGAGATTCTCGGAACCGATCTGCCCCAGGTTGCCGTGTTTGATACCGCCTTTCATCACCAGATGCCCGCCGCCGCCGCCACCTATCCCATTCCCTACGCCCTCACCCAGCAAGGCATGAAGCGCTACGGTTTCCACGGCATCAGTCATCGCTACTGCGCCCAGCGAGCTGCCCAACTGCTAGAACGTCCCCTAGACAGTCTGCGGTTGATCACCTGCCATCTTGGTAATGGGGCATCCCTGGCGGCGATCGCCCAGGGGCACAGCGTCGATACCACCATGGGTTTCACGCCCCTGGAAGGCTTGATGATGGGTAGTCGTTCGGGCTCGGTAGATCCTGGTCTCCTTATTCATCTCCTGCGCCAAGGCGACTATGGCGTGGATGACTTGGATCGATTGCTGAATCGCGAATCCGGCTTTTTGGGCGTTTCGGGGGTTTCGTCTGATGTGCGCGATGTG
The sequence above is drawn from the Candidatus Obscuribacterales bacterium genome and encodes:
- a CDS encoding PRC-barrel domain-containing protein — translated: MADIEPSVIQHSNLLGRLVIDSNTTDDLGRVDQVWLAHKTHQIVGLSCKSGLLGRKHTEFAWGQIETIGQESVLVSYVAGTETQRPPDTELIIGHEVWTDGGNRAGTVVDYQFDAATGAVVDYLFVSNGWRGRLDGVYRLSPTAVISVGSKRMIVNKTAVEEPEQVSAGLADRVTKVKEFLKDDLSRTKDDMKAALEGTQAIASQVQSQGQKLADQAQETVAELGDRLPGGPSSAAADSEPSPEASSTEEPPADSSADSSADSSADVSTETDPKV
- a CDS encoding DUF4912 domain-containing protein encodes the protein MMPRSFQLLCSPLYGLLLLALVGLSNDLSPRMMALSPQPMLAQAQASPPPSGQTSPKWFWGIVAVMPMGWLALGLWRWRREQQVAVAERTHPDAPPSGAAIAAQRIGTVVAADRAGRLGTAIAPVQAKPGVARVPDVATINADLPPIPERSHLSLTQQEHWAHAAWQLTPQNQTAFQNHGSLALRLYDATDRDLDQQNPHSLQQFDCAGQQEYWMPLPMSDRDYVADIGYLTADGQWVTLARSPVLRAAPTPAPASLTEQHHDAVQPVIHEQLFHLATAGLETMTGSIALSGGGGWMLPTPSGMGWSGIQSGASGIGLAASMPPERSRRFWLVADAELIVYGSTESDAHVAVNGQPKLLQPDGTFQWQVPFPNGQIRYAIRAIAADGEQERLMRLEFERTTPTDQTHGQDLGEDPWF
- a CDS encoding acetate kinase; the encoded protein is MKILVLNAGSSSQKSSLYDLTAPLPRDPPKPLWTAQLDWGRQPGLVDLKVRGAAGLQQWQLQTSPSEGTQVMLETLWQGEQAVLPDASAIDGVGHRVVHGGQDYSQSVRVTEAVKAAIARLIPLAPAHNPANLKGITAIEEILGTDLPQVAVFDTAFHHQMPAAAATYPIPYALTQQGMKRYGFHGISHRYCAQRAAQLLERPLDSLRLITCHLGNGASLAAIAQGHSVDTTMGFTPLEGLMMGSRSGSVDPGLLIHLLRQGDYGVDDLDRLLNRESGFLGVSGVSSDVRDVLAAIATGNEQAQLALDVYIHRLRYYVGAMLMSLGGLDGLVFTAGIGERSPEVRAAVCESLGFLDVRLDGDRNQDSPADALISASDSAVPVLVIQTQEDWAIAQECWHLLKHT